One genomic region from Nymphaea colorata isolate Beijing-Zhang1983 chromosome 10, ASM883128v2, whole genome shotgun sequence encodes:
- the LOC116262472 gene encoding uncharacterized protein LOC116262472 has protein sequence MSVVAVWFSLERETLLRIYLTILECNISLSRSREGKNKRKEEESDKRTSIRGREMKPSEDICLVAHIWSKLIEMGASSPDCFWVSMLFSMKKSMYGMFCSRFGILFNPIGFFLQLLDRKPFDISLILACECIEE, from the exons ATGTCTGTTGTTGCAGTCTGGTTTTCTCTTGAAAG AGAAACCCTGCTTAGGATATATTTAACCATATTAGAGTGCAATATTTCCCTTTCACGTTCTAGggagggaaaaaataaaaggaaggaggaagaaagtgaCAAAAGAACTTCAATTAGGGGCAGAGAGATGAAACCAAGTGAAGACATCTGTTTAG TAGCACACATCTGGAGCAAATTGATCGAGATGGGTGCGTCTTCTCCGGATTGCTTTTGGGTTTCAATGTTATTCTCAATGAAAAAGTC CATGTACGGGATGTTTTGTAGCAGATTTGGCATCTTGTTCAACCCaattggtttctttcttcagCTTCTTGACCGGAAGCCATTTGACATTTCCTTGATATTAGCTTGCGAGTGTATAGAAGAATAG